The genomic interval GTCACGTGGTAGGCGTAGCCGGTGTCGAACACGTGCATCCCCTCGGCGGCCGCGAGTTCCTTCAGCGGCTCCAGTGGCTGGTCGAGGCTGACGGCGAGTTCCGTCTCGCGCCAGCGGTTCGTCAGGTCCACCTCGCCCCACCCGGGTTCGTAGCCCTGCTCGCGGTACCGTGTGACGACGCGCTGGGCGGCCTCCCGGTCGCCGACGAACGTCAACTGGTCGTCGTCGACGAGGTACGCCGCGCCGCCGTTCTCGGCGACGACGCGGGTCGGGATGCCGACGAACGAACAGAGCGCGACCGGGTAGGGCAGGGCCTTGCCGGTCGCGACGACGACCGGTTCCGGCCACTCCCGGAGCGGCGTCATGACGCGGGGGTCGACGGCCCCCTCGCCGTCGGTCAGCGTGCCGTCGATGTCGACGGCCAGCGGTGGAGTCATGGTGGCGATGGACGCGCCGGGAGAATCAAGCCACCGCTTGGCGAAGGTTGGGTATGCAGCCTCCCGTCCGACCGGTACGGGTCGCGCCCGACACGTACCTCGTCGACGCCATGCTGTTCGACACGCCCGGTGCCCTGTCGGCGTACGTCCTCGACGCGGACAGGCCGGTGCTCGTCGACGCAGGCACCGCCGACCGGACCGACCGCCTCCTCGGTGCTCTCGACGCACTCACCATCGACCCGGCGGATATCGAAGCGATTCTCGTCAGCCACGTCCACCTCGACCACGCCGGTGGGGCGGGCGAGCTCGCCCGTCGCTGCGAGAACGCGACCGTCTACGTCCACGAACGCGGGTACGACTACGTCACCGACGCCGCGAACCTCGACTACCTCCGCGCGAGCGTCGACGAGGTGACGGGGATGGACGACCCCTACGGCGTCCCCGAGGTGGTGCCCGAGGACCGGACGGTCGCCGTCTCCGGCGGCGAGACGCTGGACCTGGGTGACCACACGCTCCGACTCGTCGACGCGCCGGGTCACGCACCCCACCACTACGCCGTCTTCGACGAGACCACTCGCGCGCTGTTCACCATCGACAGCACGGGCACCCACGTCGACGGCCGGCTCTACCCCTCGACGCCACCGCCGTTCGACCTGGACGCGAACCTCGCGACCTGCGACCGACTCCGGGACCTCGACCCGTCGGTGAACCTCTACGGTCACTTCGGGCCGGGCGGTGACGACCCCGTCTCGGAACTCGACGCGTACGCGGCGCTCCTCCCGGAGTGGGTCGAACTGGTCGGCGACCTCGCGGCCGAGCGCGGCGAGGACGTCGGCGCCATCGTCGACGCGCTCGACGAGCGCTGGCGCTCGCCGACGACCGAACGCGACGTCGCAGGGGTGCTGGCGAACCGGTAGGTCGTCGGTCGGTGTCACCGAACGCGCTCCTCGGTCGTGGTCCAGTCAGAAGTGGGAAGGAAGGTGGAAGTGTTCCCGACACGCTCACGGGCGAGCATGCCTCAGCCACGCGAGGTCCGCACTCGGCCACGGGCGACCTCGCGTTCCGTCGCGTGGCCTCGGACGAGCCAACGAACAGGACCGATTTGAATCTTCCGTGAACGTGTGTAGTGTCGGGACCGACAGACTGTGCCAGAACGCCGACAACGTCACTCCGAGAGGCGTTCGTACGCCGCGGTGACGCGCTTGAACTCCTCCTCGTCCCCGCCGCGGTCCGGGTGCGTCTCCTTCACCCGTTCGCGGTAGGCCCGTCTGACCGCCGACTGGTCGGCCGACGGGTCCAGGTCGAGGATACCGTACGCCTCCCGCGGGGTCGGTCCGGGGTCTGGCTCCGGCGGTCTGCGCTGGCGGCGACGCCGCTGGTCACCGGCCCGACGTTCCTGCCCGGTCGCGCGTCGGCGTCGCCCCCGGCCGCTCGCGGTCCGGCTTCGAGCGTCGCGCGGCCCCGCCCCGAACCCGCCCCGGCCACCGTCTGCCTCCGCCGTCTCTCGTCTCGTCCGCCGGGTTCTGCCGCGGTCGTCGATGCGTGCGCGTCGCTCCACGCTGGCGTACACTCGCTCGACGAGTCGTCCGGACGCCTGGTACCACATCAGGTACGCGACGACCCCGAACGGCACCGCCAGCAGCAGCGCTAGCGGTTCGAGCAGGACGGCGAACAGGGTGAGGAGGACGGCCATCCCGCCGAACGTGGCCGCGAGCGCCGACACCAGTTCGGGGCGTGAGCGGTTCACGACTCGACTAACGGCCGCGCGGGCCTAAACCCCTCGGCGGTGCAGGCCGTACGGTTATCCCGCGCCAGTGGCTACCCGACGAGTATGAGTGTCTCCGGCCTGTGTGAACTCTGTTCGACGAACGAGATCGTCGACGGCTGTGACCGCTGTGGCCGACTCGCCTGCGAGGTCCACTACGACAGGGAGACCGGCCTCTGTACCGACTGCCTGAAGGAGTCGGGCGGGACGCCGGACGACGAACCAGAGCGCCAACCGGACGGTCCGGACGGCGTGGATACCTACCAGTTCTGAAGCCGGACTCCCCGAAATCGAACGACTCGGCGACAGTAGCGGCGGTGTAGCGACCGACGCTCGCCTCCGTCCTAATCTATTAGGTGGAACCATGAGGTGAGAACCCCGTGTTCTCTCGGACGAAGCAGGCGGGGTCAATTCCGTTCGTGGGCACGATATGGAAGGCTTACCTGCCTGCTTCTTTCCTCACGCCGCTACGACCCGTGAGCGGGCGCGCCGAGGGGCGTTCGACGCTCCCGGCCGTTCACCGGTGACGGTTGAGTCGCTTCTTGAGCCGTTTCGCCGCCTGTCCGGCCGCCTTGTCGAAGGTCTCTCCCTCGCCCGCGAAGATGATGCCGCGCGACGAGTTGACCAGACCGACGCCGTCCGCGAGGCCGAACTCGGCGGCCGCCTCCGCGTCGCCGCCCTGCGCACCCACACCGGGGACGAGGAACGGGAGGTCCGGGACGAGTTCGCGGACGCGTTCGAGTTCCTCGGGCGTCGTCGCGCCGACGACGAGGCCGACGTTCCCGTGGACGTTCCACTCGTTGGCACGCTGGGCGACGTACTCGTAGAGGCGCTTGTCCGTGCCGACCTCGAGGTTCTGGAAGTCCGACCCACCGGGGTTGGAGGTGCGACAGAGGACGAACACGCCCTTCTCCTCGCGCGAGAGGAACGGTTCGAGCGCGTCTCTGCCGAGGTACGGGTTGACCGTAATCGCGTCCACGTAGTCGAGGAGGTTCGCGTACTGACGCGCCGTGTTGCCGATGTCGGCGCGCTTCGCGTCGAGCAGGACGGGGACGTCCTTCCCCTCGGCGTAGGCGACCGTCTCCCGGAGCGACCGCCAGCCGTCGCTGTCCTCGTAGAACGCCGCGTTGGGTTTGTAACACGCGGCGTGTTCGTGGGTCGCGTCGATGATGCGTCGGTTGAACGCCCAGCGCGGCAGGTCGTGGTCGCGCAGGTGGTCGGGCAGTCGCTTCGGGTCGGGGTCGAGGCCGACGCTCACGACGCTGTCGACGGCGTCGATGCGCTCGCCGAGTCGCTCGAAGAAGCTCATTGCCGGGCGTGGCGCGCCCACCGAATAGAGTGTTACTATCCGAAATAGCTACGTTCGTGAGAATCGTTCTCGAAGCCATGTCCTCCCCGCCGCAGTCACCCTCGTACCGTGACGACCGGTACGCTGGCTACGGCGCCGGTCTCGTGGTGTTCGGTCTCGCGGTCGTCGCGGCCGTATTCTCCCGGACCGCGACCGGAGCGTACGCGACGCTCGCCGGGCGGTTCGTCGGTCTCATCGTCCTCGGCAGCGTCGGTGTGTTCGCGGTGGCTGCCGGGTCGGAATCGTCTCCCGTCCATCGGCGCGTCGTTTCGGACACTCGCGGTCGTCGGTTGCTCCTGAAGACGGGCGGGTTGGCCCTCTGGACACCGGCGCTGACGTCGCTCGCGACGGTCGTCTCCGGCGGGGTGGCGACCGACCTCTCCTCCTCGGTGCATGTCGGTGCGGTGGGCCTCGGTCTCCTCGGACTGGCGGTCTGCTGGCGTGCGCTCGACGCGGTCCTCGACCGGGCACGCGACGGTCGCACGGGCCGGTGAACCGTCGAACCACCGACTGGTCGGGTTACGGGGAGTTTTAACCGCTCGCGCCCCAAGTCAGGGGCGATGGATGACGGTGTGACGGTCGCGGTCGACCCGCACGTGCACTCGGCCGCGTCCTACGACGGCCACGACCCCGTCGACCTGTTGCTCGAACAGGCCGCAGCGGTCGGACTGGACGGTATCGTCGTCACCGACCACGACACCATCGAGGCGTCACTGCGCGCCGCCGACATCGCAGACGACTACGGGTTAGTGGGCATCCCCGGCGTGGAGGTGTCGACCGCTCAGGGCCACCTGCTGGCCATCGGCGTCGAGGACTGTCCGCCGCCGCGTCGCTCGCTCGACGAGACGGTCGACATCGTCCGGGACATGGGTGGCGTCGCCGTCGTCCCGCACCCCTTCCAGCGCACCCGACACGGCGTCCGTCGTCGGTTCATCGACGACTGTGACGGCCTCGAGGTGTACAACTCGTGGGTGTTCACGGGCTACCGCAACCGCCGCGCACGCCGGTTCGCGAGCGAGAAGGGCTACACGCCGGTCGCCGCCAGCGACGCCCACGTCGCACCCTTCATCGGGCGAGCGTACACCGAACTCGCCGTCGAGGACGTCGACTCGCCCGCGGAGGTGGACCAGGAGGACGTCCTCGACGCGCTGGACGAGGGGGCGACGGCGACGACGGGTCGGCGGCAGCCGCTCCACCGGAGCGCCTCCCACTACCTGTCCGGGGCGGCCCGGAAGGCGGGCTACGCGCTTCGACAGCGACTTCCGGGGATCGGCTCGGTCCCTACCCCGGCCGACTCCTCGTAGAGCGGAGCCGTTCACGCGAGTTCGGTCGCCGTCGCTGGGTCCGACGCGCCGACCTGCCCTCCCGGCTTATAAGTATAGCCCGCTTTCCTATCCTGAACGGCAGTATAGGGGACAGTCATGGGAAGAGAGGTGTCCGTGGCCATCGACCCGCACGTCCATTCGGAGGGGTCGTACGACGGACACGAGCCGGTCGAGCGGCTCCTCGAACGCGCGGTCGAGGTCGGACTGGACGGCATCGTCGTCACCGACCACGACACCATCGAGGAGTCGCTGCGTGCTGCCGATCTCGCCGCCGACTACGGGTTAGTGGGGATTCCGGGTGTGGAGGTGTCGACCGCCCAGGGCCACCTGCTGGCCATCGGCGTCGAGCAGCGTCCCCCGCCCGGCGACCCGTTCGACGAGACTGTCGAACGGGTCCGAGAACTGGGCGGCGTCGCCGTCGTCCCCCACCCGTTCCAGCGCACCCGACACGGCGTCGGGAAGCGGTCGGTCGGCGACTGCGACGCGGTCGAGGTGTACAACGCGTGGGTGTTCACGGGCTACCGCAACCGTCGTGCCCGTCGGTTCGCGGACGCGAACGGCTACCCCGGCGTCGCCGCGAGCGACGCCCACTCGGCGGCGTACGTCGGCCGAGCGTACACCGAACTGCTGCTCGACGTGGACTCGCTGGACGACCTCACCGCAGAGCGCATCGTCGACGAACTCGCTGCCGGGAGCGCCACCATCGAGGGTCGCCGCCAGCCGCTCTGGCGGAGCGCGAGCCACTACGCCTCGTGTACGGGCCGACGAGCACGCGGGGTCGACCCGCGACGACCGTCGCTCCGCACGCTCGGAGCGGTCGCCGGCGGTGCGGTCGTGGGGAGCGTCGCGCGCGCTGGCGTCGCGCAGTTCCGCTCGTAACTCGGGGGTCTCCGACCCAGCGCGCGCGGGTCCAGTCGTCGCTCAGTCCAGTTCGCGCCGTCCGTACGCGCCCTCCCGTTCGAGTTCGCCACGCTGGCGGAGCACCGGTGGCGTCCGGCACATCCCCGGCGCGCCGGCCGCCTGCGGGACGATGCAGTTGTTGCAGTCCGCACAGAGCGCCTCGCTCTCGGCGTCGGCGAGCAGTCGCGCCGGCAGTTCCGGTTCGGCGTAGAACGGCCGACCGAGACCGACCGCGTCGCAGGCCGCCGTCGCCACGTCGTCGCCGAGCAGTCGGTCTATCTGTGGGCGCTCCCTGATACCGCCCTCACAGAGGACGGGGACGTCGACGCGCTCGCTGACCCGACGACAGAGGTCGGCGTTCCAGCCGCGAGCGGGCGGATTCCGGGCCGCCTCGACGCGCGTCGCGGCCGCGACGGCGCGGGCGCGCCAGCGACTCCCGAACGCCGCCGCGTAGCCGGACTGGAACTGGCCGGCCGACCAGCCGCGTGCCGGGTACTGGCCACGGATGAGGCTCATGTCCCAGAACGTCGAGCCGTGGACCGGGGCGAGCGCGTCGTAACCGTACTCCGCCAGTCGGACCGCGAGGTCCACCGCGTCGTCTGCAGAGAGGCCCGTGCGGACGAACGGCGGTCGCTCCTCCTCGGTCGGGACCTTGGTGAACAGCGGGACGTCGCCGGCCCGTTCTCGTATCTCGTCGTGGACGAGTTCGAGGAACCGGCCGCCGTCGTCGAACTCGTCGTCCCGGTCGTTGTAGTACGGCGAGCAGAACTGCTGGACGATACCCATGTTGGCGCTCGAGAGGTGGATTCCGTCGTAGCCCACCTCGACGGCGCGCCGTGCCGCGCGCCCGAAGTCCGCCGCGAGGTCGTACACCTCCGCGGTCGTCAGGACGTGCGGGTCGTACGAGAGAAAGCCAGTCCGCGCGGCGGCGCGGAGGTGGACCGGAGGCAGCGAGACGGCGAGTTGCTGGAGGTCGGGATGGGCAGCACGGTACTCCCGGTGCCACGTCTCCAGACTGCGGAGGCCGCCGTGGTCGAGCTGGACGACGATTCGACCGTCGTGGTCGTGGACGGCGTCGACGACGGGTCGCAGGCGCTCGGCCTTCGCGTCGGTGTCGATGCGGGTCATGTTCGGCGCGACGGCCCCGCCCTCGCCGCGGACGAGCGTCGCTCCCTGGAAGACCAGTCCTGCTCCGGCGCGGGCGGCGGGTTCGAGTTCGTCCGCGAGGTGCTCGCCCGCGTCCGCACCGTCGCCCGCGCACTCCAGCAGCGGCGCGCGATAGAGGCGGTTCGGGAGGGTCAGCCCACCTACGTCGAGCGGTTCGCCGAGCGTCGCGGTCATCGACGGAGCGTGGCGACGACTGGAGAAAAGCCTGCGGACTACGCGGTAGGGTCGCCCCAATCCGCGGACTACGTGTCCTCGCCGTCGAGTCCGTCGAGCGCCGCCGTCACGACCCGGAGCACGCGCTTCACGTCGGCTCCGTCCTCGACGAACACGAGGACCCGCGGCGGGTCGACGGCCTTCGGTCGCACTCGCAGGTCGGCGTCCTGCGCGGCCCCGGGGACCGCGTCGAGGCCTGCGCGGAACTCGACGCGCGCCCGGTCGTCGTGGGCGTACACGTCCGCGAGACGGACTGTTCCCCCCTGTTCGTCGTCATCTCCGGCTAGCCCGCTGGCGACGACGCCGTACGCTCGCTCCCCGAACTCGTCGGGGTCGAGCGATTCGGCGTCCTGCACGTCGACCAGTTCGAGGTTGGCCAGCGGGCCGTCGGAGCGGGCGACGAGTTCGCTGGCGAGGAGCTGGGCGAGTCGGACGCCGGAGGCGGTGCGGTCTGACTCCTCGCTTCCTCCTGCACCGTCGCCGTCGCGCTGGTCGGTCACGACGAGAGGTCCGCCCGCGCTCGTTCGGCGTGAGCGGCCACGTCGACGCCGTTCTTGTGGGCGTAGAGGACGGCCGCGGCCTCGATGGTGACGCCCGCCTCGGACTGGAGGGCGTTGATGGCGGCGACGGCCTCCTGCTTCTCGGTCCCCGCGTCGACGAGGGCGTCGAGGATGCGCTGGAACGTCGAGCGCTCCTGGATGATGGACTCGTCGGGTCGGAACCCCTCCGGGATGGGTTCGTCGTCGGGGTCGAACTCGACGGCGAGGTCGCCGTCGTCGCGGGCGACGAGGCCCTCGCTGACGGCCACGTCGATGAGCCGCTTCGCCTGGTCGGGGGAGAACCAGTCGCGGTCGAGACTCAGCGCGACGACGAACTCGCTCTCGGCGACCCGCTCCCGGCCCTTCGCGCGGAACGGCGCGGCCACCGCTTTCCGGAGACTCATCGACGGATGGGCGGCCCCGGAGGGCTAAAGCCCTGCGGACCGGCACGGCCCCGCATCGAAGCCTTTAGGTCCGTCTCGGGGCTGGTTCACCGTATGAAATTCCAAGGGCGCTCGGAGAAGAAGCGAACCGGGGGACGACGACGACCCATCCGCAAGAAGCGCAAACACCAGCTCGGTCGGCAGGCGACCGAGACGCGCGTCGGCGAACCGAAGCTGAAGGCCGTCGAGTCGTGGGGCGGCAACACGAAGACCCGCGCCATCCAGACCGACTCCGCGAACGTCGCCACGGACGACGGCGTCGTGCAGGCGACCATCGAGACGGTCGCCGAGAACGGCGCGAACCCGAACTACGCACGCCGGAACATCATCACGCGCGGCGCGCTCATCGAGACGTCCGAGGGGACCGCCCGCGTCACCTCCCGCCCCGGTCAGGACGGGCAGGTCAACGCCGTCCTCGAAGAGTAACCACGCTGGCAGCTCGTTTCTCCCGTACTCGCAGCCGTGAGCGGCAGCGACGTCGCTCGGCGACTGGAGCGAACGTTGAGAACTGGTCGAGAACTGGTGAGGTGACCGGAGCAGTTACGGTTTCGGTGCGGCCTTCTGCAGCGCCGTCTCGGCGATGTTGCCGCCGTAGTCGGAGGCCCGTGAGAGTGAGTCGACGACCAGACCCAGTAGCTGGGCCTGCTGTGGGTCGAGTTCGCGGACGCGGTTGTCGACCTCGCGGGAGTAGTCGTCGATGTCGTCGACCTCCCGACGAGCGGCGTTCGCGTTGCGGTTGGCGACCTCGCTCTCCTCTTCGAGCAGCGCGTCCATCGACGTCTCGATGACCTCGTTGGCACGGGAGAGCAGCTCTTCGAGCCCGTTGGCGGCCTCCTCCGGAATCTCGTCGAGGTCGAGTGCGAGTTCGGCGATCTTCGTCGCGTGGTCGGCGACGCGCTCTAGCTGTCGCGCGCTGGTGTGGTAGTCGAAACAGACCTCGCGACCGAGACCGACCTCCGTGGCGGTCGAGGGGTCCCGGAGCACGCCACGGAACACCCGCGAGGTCATGTACCAGAGGCGGTCGACGTCGTCGTCTCGCTCGATGACGTCGCTTGCGAGGTCGTCGTCGTCCTCGACGAGCGCCGTGATGGAGTCGGTGAGCATCGACAGGGCGACCAGCCGCATCCGCGTGATGGCGTTGACGATGGAGAGCTCCGAGGAGTCGAGCAGGTCCTGCAGGATGACCGTCTCGCCCGTCTCGCCGATGACCTCCAGGCCGACGAGGCGCTGGGCGGCCTCGCGGATGGCCCGGCGCTGGCTGGCGGTGACACGCGACGTCTCCAGATTGATGATGTCGAAGCCGCTGACGTACATCGTCACGACGGCGCGCATCAGCTGCTCGCCTTCGAGTTCGGTGATGTCCAGCGTCCCTTCGGTGCGGTCCTCCTCGCCCTGCGGGGTCAGCAACAGCGCGTCCTCCTCCGGATAGAACTCGACGACGCTCCCGGCGCTGATACCGTTGTCCGTCGCCCACGTCTTCGGCAGCGATACGGTGTACGTCGACCCGCCGGTCACCTGCACCTTCCGGGTTTCCATACTGGTGGTTCTCCCGTCCTACCATATAAATCGAACTATCTCTATATACATCGCGTGAGCACCACGGTCCACGCTCGTCTTCTCCCGAAGCTACGTGACACCGGTGCAATTTTTGGAATCTTCCGACCGCCGTTCGAGGACTCCCGGTTCGGACTCCCTGGAGCCGGTGTGCGGCTGCTTGTTAGTTATATATAGCTATAGTGTGATAGAAATTCGCATAGTGTTGGCAGGGGACAGCTATTTTAGCATCGACCGTCAACGGGCGTCCATGAAGCAGTGCCACTCACAGCAGGTGACCGCCTGATGGCCCGGCAGACCTTCCAGGCGAGTCTCGACGACCTCGAAGAGAACGTGCTCTACATGAGCGAACTCGTCTCCGAACGCCTCCGGATGGGACTGAGTGCGCTCGAGCAGAAGGACCGCGACCTCGCGATGGACGTCATCGAGGGCGACGACGAGATCAACCAGCTGTACCTCGACCTCGAGGGCGACTGCATCGACCTGCTGGCGCTCCAGCAGCCCGTCGCGGGCGACCTTCGCTTCGTCGCCTCCTCGTTCAAGATCATCACCGACCTCGAACGCATCGGTGACCTCGCCACGAACCTCGGCACGTACACGCTCGACGCCGAGCGCGACGTCTTCCCGGACGTCGACGTCCAGTCCATCGGCGACATGACGCTCTCGATGGTCGAGGAGGCGATGAACGCCTACGAGCAGCGGGACGCCGACGCCTGTTTCGACATCGCCGAACGCGACAACGAACTCGACCACATGTGCGAACGCGCCTCCGAAATCGTCGTCCGCGACCTCATCGAGACGGAGATCGCCGAGGGCGAGGACATCGAGTCGCTGATGACCGACGTCTCGCGACTCCTGC from Halomarina salina carries:
- a CDS encoding 30S ribosomal protein S8e; this encodes MKFQGRSEKKRTGGRRRPIRKKRKHQLGRQATETRVGEPKLKAVESWGGNTKTRAIQTDSANVATDDGVVQATIETVAENGANPNYARRNIITRGALIETSEGTARVTSRPGQDGQVNAVLEE
- a CDS encoding PHP domain-containing protein, which produces MGREVSVAIDPHVHSEGSYDGHEPVERLLERAVEVGLDGIVVTDHDTIEESLRAADLAADYGLVGIPGVEVSTAQGHLLAIGVEQRPPPGDPFDETVERVRELGGVAVVPHPFQRTRHGVGKRSVGDCDAVEVYNAWVFTGYRNRRARRFADANGYPGVAASDAHSAAYVGRAYTELLLDVDSLDDLTAERIVDELAAGSATIEGRRQPLWRSASHYASCTGRRARGVDPRRPSLRTLGAVAGGAVVGSVARAGVAQFRS
- a CDS encoding DUF2240 family protein, yielding MSLRKAVAAPFRAKGRERVAESEFVVALSLDRDWFSPDQAKRLIDVAVSEGLVARDDGDLAVEFDPDDEPIPEGFRPDESIIQERSTFQRILDALVDAGTEKQEAVAAINALQSEAGVTIEAAAVLYAHKNGVDVAAHAERARADLSS
- a CDS encoding phosphoglycolate phosphatase codes for the protein MATMTPPLAVDIDGTLTDGEGAVDPRVMTPLREWPEPVVVATGKALPYPVALCSFVGIPTRVVAENGGAAYLVDDDQLTFVGDREAAQRVVTRYREQGYEPGWGEVDLTNRWRETELAVSLDQPLEPLKELAAAEGMHVFDTGYAYHVTSRGVDKGAGLEAVCRRLDRSVDEFAMVGDSENDAAAFELVGDAYAVANADETAKLAADHTTEASYADGFLEALDAIRSA
- the pyrF gene encoding orotidine-5'-phosphate decarboxylase encodes the protein MSFFERLGERIDAVDSVVSVGLDPDPKRLPDHLRDHDLPRWAFNRRIIDATHEHAACYKPNAAFYEDSDGWRSLRETVAYAEGKDVPVLLDAKRADIGNTARQYANLLDYVDAITVNPYLGRDALEPFLSREEKGVFVLCRTSNPGGSDFQNLEVGTDKRLYEYVAQRANEWNVHGNVGLVVGATTPEELERVRELVPDLPFLVPGVGAQGGDAEAAAEFGLADGVGLVNSSRGIIFAGEGETFDKAAGQAAKRLKKRLNRHR
- a CDS encoding NADH:flavin oxidoreductase, whose amino-acid sequence is MTATLGEPLDVGGLTLPNRLYRAPLLECAGDGADAGEHLADELEPAARAGAGLVFQGATLVRGEGGAVAPNMTRIDTDAKAERLRPVVDAVHDHDGRIVVQLDHGGLRSLETWHREYRAAHPDLQQLAVSLPPVHLRAAARTGFLSYDPHVLTTAEVYDLAADFGRAARRAVEVGYDGIHLSSANMGIVQQFCSPYYNDRDDEFDDGGRFLELVHDEIRERAGDVPLFTKVPTEEERPPFVRTGLSADDAVDLAVRLAEYGYDALAPVHGSTFWDMSLIRGQYPARGWSAGQFQSGYAAAFGSRWRARAVAAATRVEAARNPPARGWNADLCRRVSERVDVPVLCEGGIRERPQIDRLLGDDVATAACDAVGLGRPFYAEPELPARLLADAESEALCADCNNCIVPQAAGAPGMCRTPPVLRQRGELEREGAYGRRELD
- the phoU gene encoding phosphate signaling complex protein PhoU — encoded protein: MARQTFQASLDDLEENVLYMSELVSERLRMGLSALEQKDRDLAMDVIEGDDEINQLYLDLEGDCIDLLALQQPVAGDLRFVASSFKIITDLERIGDLATNLGTYTLDAERDVFPDVDVQSIGDMTLSMVEEAMNAYEQRDADACFDIAERDNELDHMCERASEIVVRDLIETEIAEGEDIESLMTDVSRLLLTIRDLERVGDHAVNIAARTLYMTENSDELIY
- a CDS encoding MBL fold metallo-hydrolase encodes the protein MQPPVRPVRVAPDTYLVDAMLFDTPGALSAYVLDADRPVLVDAGTADRTDRLLGALDALTIDPADIEAILVSHVHLDHAGGAGELARRCENATVYVHERGYDYVTDAANLDYLRASVDEVTGMDDPYGVPEVVPEDRTVAVSGGETLDLGDHTLRLVDAPGHAPHHYAVFDETTRALFTIDSTGTHVDGRLYPSTPPPFDLDANLATCDRLRDLDPSVNLYGHFGPGGDDPVSELDAYAALLPEWVELVGDLAAERGEDVGAIVDALDERWRSPTTERDVAGVLANR
- a CDS encoding PHP-associated domain-containing protein, giving the protein MDDGVTVAVDPHVHSAASYDGHDPVDLLLEQAAAVGLDGIVVTDHDTIEASLRAADIADDYGLVGIPGVEVSTAQGHLLAIGVEDCPPPRRSLDETVDIVRDMGGVAVVPHPFQRTRHGVRRRFIDDCDGLEVYNSWVFTGYRNRRARRFASEKGYTPVAASDAHVAPFIGRAYTELAVEDVDSPAEVDQEDVLDALDEGATATTGRRQPLHRSASHYLSGAARKAGYALRQRLPGIGSVPTPADSS
- a CDS encoding J domain-containing protein, producing MNRSRPELVSALAATFGGMAVLLTLFAVLLEPLALLLAVPFGVVAYLMWYQASGRLVERVYASVERRARIDDRGRTRRTRRETAEADGGRGGFGAGPRDARSRTASGRGRRRRATGQERRAGDQRRRRQRRPPEPDPGPTPREAYGILDLDPSADQSAVRRAYRERVKETHPDRGGDEEEFKRVTAAYERLSE
- a CDS encoding phosphate signaling complex PhoU family protein; translation: METRKVQVTGGSTYTVSLPKTWATDNGISAGSVVEFYPEEDALLLTPQGEEDRTEGTLDITELEGEQLMRAVVTMYVSGFDIINLETSRVTASQRRAIREAAQRLVGLEVIGETGETVILQDLLDSSELSIVNAITRMRLVALSMLTDSITALVEDDDDLASDVIERDDDVDRLWYMTSRVFRGVLRDPSTATEVGLGREVCFDYHTSARQLERVADHATKIAELALDLDEIPEEAANGLEELLSRANEVIETSMDALLEEESEVANRNANAARREVDDIDDYSREVDNRVRELDPQQAQLLGLVVDSLSRASDYGGNIAETALQKAAPKP